The following DNA comes from Oceanispirochaeta sp..
ACTCCTGCCTCTGCTCATCTTATTTGCTTTCCTGCAGCGCCATTTCATACAAGGTGTGGCTACCAGCGGTCTGAAAGCGTAAACAGAAAAATTTTAAAAAATCGAAGGAATCCATATGAAACAGCATCATTTACATACGAGTATCCATTTTGTTACAGGCTCCATCGCTCCCAGGCTTTTTGGTTCCTTTGTTGAGCATATGGGCAGTGTGATTTACAACGGGATCTATGAACCAGACCATCCTCAGGCAGATGAAAAGGGCTTCAGGAAGGATGTTCTTGCTTTGATTCAGGATCTGAAGCTTTCGGTGATCCGATATCCTGGCGGGAATTTTTCTTCGGGATACAACTGGGAAGATACGGTTGGACCAAAAAAGGAAAGACCTGTTCTGAAAGAGCTGGCCTGGGAGGGGATTGAAACTAATCAGTTTGGCCTCAATGAGTTCCTGGAATGGGTCAAACTGACGGGAGCAGAGCCGATAATCACTATTAATCTGGGGACTCGTGGAATTGATGCTGCAAGAAATCTTGTGGAATATTGTAACGGATCAGGTGGTACTTATTGGAGTGATCTCAGGCGATCACACGGTTATGGAGAGCCTCACGGCATTAAGCTCTGGTGCCTTGGGAACGAACTGGATGGAGAGTGGCAGATTGCTGCCAAGAGGGCCCGAGACTATGGTGCCCTGGCCAGAGAAGCTGCCAAAGTTATGAGGAAAGTCGATCCCTCTATCCAATTGGTTACCGTGGGCAGCTCAGCCCGGCACCTGGACTCCTATCCCGAATGGGACAGAAAGGTCCTGGATGAGAGCTATGAGCAGGCCGATTATATCTCACTGCATAACTACATAAACAAGAAGAGTGATAATACTCCCACCTATTTGGCCCGGCCCATTGAGATGGAAAAGCAGATTTGTGAAATTATTGCCGCCTGCGACTATGTTCAGGGTGCTAAGCGTAGTCAGAAGACGATGTACCTGGCCTTTGATGAGTGGAATGTTCATAAGGAACCGGATATTCCTTATGAGAAGTGGCAAATCGGCAGTCCTTTTGATTGGTGCCAGTACACCATGGAGGACACTCTCGTTTTTGCCTCCATGATGCTTACCATTCTCCGGCATGCGGATAGAATTAAAATTGGCTGTCAATCTCTGCTGGTCAATACAATTCCCCTGATTCTCTCATTGAAAGAGGGTCCCGCCTGGAGAAATGCCACCTACTATCCGCTGCTCCATGCCTCCCTCTATGCCAAAGGGGAAGTCCTGCAGCAGCAAAGTTCTGGACCTCTTTACACCGCAGGAGATTTCACCGATGTTCCTGGAGTGGACTCTGCGACGGTCCTGGATGAGGAGGGGGGAGTCATAACGCTTTTCAGTGTGAACAGGCTGTCTGAAGATGTCTCTCTTAAATTTATCTGTGATGGAATGTTTCAGGGAGAAAAAAAAGAGATTCAGGTAGAGCATATCCAGCTCTATCATAAGGATCTGATGGCAAGGAATACAATAGATGCTCCGGAAACACTTACGCCTGTTAGCTGCTCTTTTACAAAGGCTTCAGATGAAGATCTGTCTATGACTCTCAGACCCTATTCCTGGAATGTATTCCGAATGAAACAGGAGAATAAAGAATGAATATACTAAAACCTCTGATACCTCAGCGAGCAGATCCCTGGATTTATAAGCATCGTGACGGTTTGTACTATTTTACGGCATCGGTGCCCGAATATGATCGTATTGAACTTCGGAGATCCACCAGTTTAACGGGACTGGCAGATGAACCGGGTGTTGTCGTTTGGAGGAAAAAAAAGACGGGTATGATGAGTGCCAATATCTGGGCACCGGAACTCCATTTCATTCGAGGAAAATGGTATATATACTTTGCAGCTGCCCGAACAACCGAGACTGACAATGGTCTCTTTGATCACAGAATCTATGTCCTTGAAAATGAGTCAATTGATCCTCTTGCGGGAGAATGGAAGGAAAAGGGACAGCTGAAAACCATGTGGGAGACCTTTTGTCTTGATGCCACGGTTTTCACTTATAATCAATTGACCTATATGGTGTGGGCTCAGAAGGACGATGCGATACCGGGAAACTCCAATCTCTACATCAGCCTGATGAGTAATCCATGGACCCTCGATGGAGGTGCCGTGCTGTTGGCAACACCCAGGATGGGCTGGGAAACCATCGGGTTTTCAGTGAATGAGGGGCCTGCATTTATTCATCATGGGGCAAGGATTTTTATATCATTTTCGGCCAGTGCCACCGACCATAACTATTGTATGGGACTCCTCTATGCCGATGCCGGTTCCGATTTGTTAGATCCTTCTCAATGGACCAAGATGCCTTACCCTGTGCTGCATACAGAGGAGGCCCGGGGGCTTTATGGCCCCGGACATAACAGCTTTACACAGGATGAAGAGGGCTGTGATATATTGGTATTTCATGGGAGAAATTACAAAGATATTGAGGGAGATCCCCTTTATGACCCAAACAGGCACACTTTTCTCTGTAAAATTGACTGGGATGAGCAGGACTTTCCTCACTTTATATTTGAGTAATCCATATAGTGTCTGTTAGAATCGTATATCAGAGAGAGGACTATGGGCATTACATCAAAACAACTTGCTGAAATTTGCGGGGTCTCAAGAGGCACTGTGGACAGAGCCCTCAACAATAAGGGGCGCATTGATCCAAATACAAAACAGAGGATTCTGGATGCCGCCAGAGAACAGGGTTATCGACCTGATCCCATTGCCAGAAGCCTGGTCAAAGGGAAAACCCGGAATATCGGTGTGATTGCATTTGACTTGCAAAACCGATATTTTGCACAACTTCTGAATGCCATTGAGGCCAAGGCCAGGTATGCCGGATATTTTATAAATTTCACTCTCCAGGAAAATGACCCGAACCTTGAAATCCACCAAATCAACGATCTGGTAGACCGGAGAGTCGCGGGTCTACTCCTCTGCCCTGTGAACAAGGGAGCGAAATTTGGAAAGTTCTTGACCTCTTTAGGTATTCCCGTATTGACTATCGGCAATTATGTTTCATCAGAAGTCCCATTTATCGGTATGAATGAAAGTGGAGCTGCATCATCTGCGGTACGCTATATTATAGATCGAGGTTATGAGCACATTATCTTCTACTGCCCGCCCCTGAAAAATTGTGATACAAAAAATACATATGTTCATGAACAGCGTGTCGAGGGGTTTACTAGGGAGCTTGCAGATTCTCCCAGCATATCATCAGAGATCATAACTGACAGCAAAGACTATGCCTGGCTGGAAAAGCTCCTTGATCAGCTGGATGAGGACACAATGAAAAAAACAGCCTGTTTCTGTTCGGGTGATATTTTTGCTTTGGATATGATGAAATATATCCATCAGAATCATGGGGCAATTCATAAAAAATTTGGTCTGATGGGATTCGACGGTATTGATACCATAGACTATGTAACACCCACTCTGACAACCATTCACAACCCGGTAGAGGAGATAGGTCGAAAGGCAGTAGATCTCATGGTCGCTTGCCTGGAGTCGGAGACTTCTTTGAGGTCAGAAACACTTATTCCCTATCACATTATGCCGGGTGAAACGATCTGAGAGTCTCAAAATAGAGCTATTAATATGACAGTCCTGGACGTTCTGTAGGCGCTCAAGCCTCACTGATTCTTTCTAAGACTTCAATCCGAACTCTTCTGACATTCAGCCTATCAGCTTCCATTACCGTATATTTTAATTGGTTTTCCAGAAGCTCGTCTCCCGCCACAGGGATGACTCCCAGTTTTTCACAGAGATAACCACCCAGGGTTTGGTTGTTCCCCTTCTTAATCTTAATATTGATGACATGGGACAGATATTCAATATCCGTTTTTCCTGTCGCAATAAACATATTTTTCCCTGAGATGATGACATCCTCTTTTTCTGTATGCAGATTCCCGGGGATGGCCCCAATTAATTCGGCTGCTATGTGCTGCTGAGTGATGATTCCCGATATGACTCCATATTCATCACAGAGAAACACGACATGAAGATTTTGTTCGATCATGGAATAAAGCAGATCTGAAAGTGGTTTGACTTCTGGGAAAAAAATTGGATCGTGTAACACCTGTGTCAGGGAGACATTCACAGGATCGCAGAAGTCTTCTACGTCAATAAAACCTATAATATTATCAGATCTATCTCTATAACAAGGAAAATAGCGCTGATTCTGATTGCTCGCAATTCTTAATAGTTCCTTTGGACTTTCATCAATATTGAATACCGAGTACCGATGAAGGGGTACCATAGCCTCAGAAGCGATGGTCAGGCCGAAGTCGAGGATGTCATCTATTGTTCGGAAATCATCATAACCGAATCCTGATTCCCGGCTGCTCAAGTGCATGAGAAGCCTGAAATCGTCTCTCGACCGGGGGAGCTTTTCCCCCGATTTGTTTTGCCTCAGGAGAAACATCAGGATTTTAACGAAAGTATTTAAAAAGAAAGAAACAGGTAAAAAAGCGTAGA
Coding sequences within:
- a CDS encoding CNNM domain-containing protein produces the protein VILNNYLRNRYSVSVAIAGSLCLAIIYLLFSEIIPKTFFRRYADTITVRMATILRVFFYAFLPVSFFLNTFVKILMFLLRQNKSGEKLPRSRDDFRLLMHLSSRESGFGYDDFRTIDDILDFGLTIASEAMVPLHRYSVFNIDESPKELLRIASNQNQRYFPCYRDRSDNIIGFIDVEDFCDPVNVSLTQVLHDPIFFPEVKPLSDLLYSMIEQNLHVVFLCDEYGVISGIITQQHIAAELIGAIPGNLHTEKEDVIISGKNMFIATGKTDIEYLSHVINIKIKKGNNQTLGGYLCEKLGVIPVAGDELLENQLKYTVMEADRLNVRRVRIEVLERISEA
- a CDS encoding LacI family DNA-binding transcriptional regulator: MGITSKQLAEICGVSRGTVDRALNNKGRIDPNTKQRILDAAREQGYRPDPIARSLVKGKTRNIGVIAFDLQNRYFAQLLNAIEAKARYAGYFINFTLQENDPNLEIHQINDLVDRRVAGLLLCPVNKGAKFGKFLTSLGIPVLTIGNYVSSEVPFIGMNESGAASSAVRYIIDRGYEHIIFYCPPLKNCDTKNTYVHEQRVEGFTRELADSPSISSEIITDSKDYAWLEKLLDQLDEDTMKKTACFCSGDIFALDMMKYIHQNHGAIHKKFGLMGFDGIDTIDYVTPTLTTIHNPVEEIGRKAVDLMVACLESETSLRSETLIPYHIMPGETI
- a CDS encoding alpha-L-arabinofuranosidase C-terminal domain-containing protein translates to MKQHHLHTSIHFVTGSIAPRLFGSFVEHMGSVIYNGIYEPDHPQADEKGFRKDVLALIQDLKLSVIRYPGGNFSSGYNWEDTVGPKKERPVLKELAWEGIETNQFGLNEFLEWVKLTGAEPIITINLGTRGIDAARNLVEYCNGSGGTYWSDLRRSHGYGEPHGIKLWCLGNELDGEWQIAAKRARDYGALAREAAKVMRKVDPSIQLVTVGSSARHLDSYPEWDRKVLDESYEQADYISLHNYINKKSDNTPTYLARPIEMEKQICEIIAACDYVQGAKRSQKTMYLAFDEWNVHKEPDIPYEKWQIGSPFDWCQYTMEDTLVFASMMLTILRHADRIKIGCQSLLVNTIPLILSLKEGPAWRNATYYPLLHASLYAKGEVLQQQSSGPLYTAGDFTDVPGVDSATVLDEEGGVITLFSVNRLSEDVSLKFICDGMFQGEKKEIQVEHIQLYHKDLMARNTIDAPETLTPVSCSFTKASDEDLSMTLRPYSWNVFRMKQENKE
- a CDS encoding family 43 glycosylhydrolase, which encodes MNILKPLIPQRADPWIYKHRDGLYYFTASVPEYDRIELRRSTSLTGLADEPGVVVWRKKKTGMMSANIWAPELHFIRGKWYIYFAAARTTETDNGLFDHRIYVLENESIDPLAGEWKEKGQLKTMWETFCLDATVFTYNQLTYMVWAQKDDAIPGNSNLYISLMSNPWTLDGGAVLLATPRMGWETIGFSVNEGPAFIHHGARIFISFSASATDHNYCMGLLYADAGSDLLDPSQWTKMPYPVLHTEEARGLYGPGHNSFTQDEEGCDILVFHGRNYKDIEGDPLYDPNRHTFLCKIDWDEQDFPHFIFE